Proteins co-encoded in one Synechococcus elongatus PCC 6301 genomic window:
- the glyS gene encoding glycine--tRNA ligase subunit beta: MPAFLLEVGTEELPASFVAAAIAQWQNWLPTRLAEAQLTTTQISVYGTPRRLAVLIEGLPDRQPDREEEVKGPPASAAFKDGEPTPAAIGFARKQGVEVSDFTVRETDKGAFVFVQKREVGQPLADVLQSLVPSWTQDLEGKRFMRWGDGDLRFSRPIRWLVALIDDQVLPLELTSGGSTVQSDRLSRGHRVLHPEPVAIAQASDYLATLEAASVLVDPAQRQAKIEAQTAAIASKVGGQAELPEDLLAEVVHLTEWPTAVLGQFEERFLSLPAEVSTMVMTSHQRYFPIYQATAQRDPAAIDARSELLPCFVTISNGDPAASETIAAGNARVIRARLADGEYFYRTDSKQPLESFLSQLEAVTFQEQLGSVRSKVDRIGAIAHRLCDQLSIHSSDRLLVSRAAQLCKADLVSQMVYEFPELQGVMGEKYARVSQEPDAVATAIREHYLPKGAGDQLPQTLTGRMVALADRLDTLVCIFGLGLLPSGSSDPFALRRAANGVLNILWDGQLRLDLTALIQGIAADFHHAFPKLAGNAETLIQQLTDFFGQRLRTLLQDEQGIDYDLVNAVLGDGDANYLLRAIADPLDALNRAKLLQTLRQDGRLVALYETVNRATRLASKGDLDTATLDPTGLVNADLFQQPSEAAFLSALTTLQPLATAAQASQAYEPLVEGLLTAAPAVQSFFDGDTSVLVMDPDPAIQQNRLNLLGLLRNQARVLADFGAIVKGE; this comes from the coding sequence ATGCCGGCCTTTCTACTAGAAGTCGGAACCGAAGAACTCCCTGCTTCTTTTGTAGCCGCTGCGATCGCGCAATGGCAGAACTGGCTGCCGACTCGCTTGGCAGAGGCCCAGCTGACGACCACCCAGATTTCAGTCTACGGAACGCCGCGCCGCTTGGCCGTGCTGATCGAGGGCCTGCCCGATCGCCAGCCCGATCGCGAAGAAGAAGTGAAAGGGCCACCGGCCAGCGCTGCCTTTAAAGATGGCGAACCAACCCCCGCCGCGATCGGGTTTGCCCGTAAGCAAGGGGTTGAAGTCAGTGACTTCACGGTGCGGGAGACAGACAAAGGGGCTTTTGTCTTTGTCCAAAAGCGGGAAGTGGGGCAACCGCTGGCGGACGTCCTGCAATCGCTCGTTCCCAGTTGGACTCAAGACCTCGAAGGCAAGCGCTTTATGCGCTGGGGCGATGGTGATCTACGCTTTTCACGGCCGATTCGCTGGTTAGTTGCGCTGATTGATGACCAAGTCCTGCCCTTGGAACTGACCAGCGGCGGCAGCACCGTGCAGAGCGATCGCCTCTCGCGGGGGCATCGGGTTTTACATCCAGAACCTGTGGCGATCGCCCAAGCCAGTGATTATCTGGCGACGCTCGAAGCAGCCAGCGTCCTCGTTGATCCGGCTCAGCGTCAAGCCAAGATTGAAGCTCAAACGGCGGCGATCGCCTCTAAAGTCGGCGGTCAAGCTGAACTGCCAGAAGACTTGCTAGCAGAAGTGGTGCATCTGACCGAGTGGCCAACCGCCGTCTTGGGTCAGTTTGAAGAGCGTTTCCTCAGCCTGCCAGCCGAAGTTTCAACGATGGTGATGACCAGTCACCAGCGCTATTTCCCGATTTACCAAGCCACAGCGCAGCGCGATCCGGCGGCCATCGATGCGCGATCGGAGCTGTTGCCCTGTTTCGTCACGATTTCCAATGGCGATCCGGCGGCCAGTGAGACGATTGCTGCTGGCAATGCCCGCGTAATTCGGGCGCGGTTAGCAGATGGGGAGTACTTCTATCGCACCGATAGCAAGCAGCCGCTCGAAAGTTTCCTCAGTCAACTAGAAGCGGTGACCTTCCAAGAGCAGTTGGGTTCGGTGCGCAGCAAAGTCGATCGCATTGGGGCGATCGCCCACCGACTCTGCGATCAACTCAGCATCCACTCCAGCGATCGCCTGTTGGTTTCGCGGGCTGCTCAGCTCTGCAAAGCCGACCTCGTCAGCCAAATGGTCTACGAATTTCCGGAACTGCAGGGCGTGATGGGCGAAAAATACGCCCGCGTTAGTCAGGAGCCGGATGCGGTTGCTACGGCGATTCGCGAGCACTATCTGCCCAAGGGCGCGGGTGATCAACTGCCCCAAACCCTGACTGGCCGCATGGTTGCCTTGGCCGATCGCCTCGACACCTTGGTCTGCATCTTCGGTCTGGGACTGCTGCCCAGTGGATCTTCCGATCCTTTTGCCCTGCGTCGTGCCGCCAATGGCGTCCTCAATATCCTCTGGGATGGGCAACTGCGCCTTGACCTGACGGCCTTGATCCAAGGCATCGCTGCGGACTTCCACCATGCTTTCCCGAAACTGGCGGGCAATGCTGAAACCTTGATTCAACAGTTGACCGACTTCTTTGGTCAGCGGCTGCGCACCTTGCTCCAAGATGAGCAGGGCATTGATTACGACCTCGTCAACGCAGTGCTAGGCGACGGAGATGCTAACTATCTCCTCCGAGCGATCGCAGATCCTTTGGATGCCCTGAATCGGGCCAAACTACTGCAAACCCTGCGGCAGGACGGTCGTTTGGTTGCACTGTATGAAACGGTCAACCGCGCCACTCGCTTAGCTAGCAAAGGCGATCTTGATACAGCGACCTTAGATCCCACGGGCTTAGTCAACGCCGATCTATTCCAGCAGCCGAGTGAGGCAGCCTTCCTGTCGGCTCTGACGACGCTGCAACCTTTAGCGACTGCGGCTCAAGCTAGCCAAGCCTATGAACCTTTGGTGGAGGGTTTGCTGACGGCAGCGCCTGCGGTGCAATCCTTCTTTGATGGCGACACCAGCGTGCTGGTCATGGATCCTGATCCGGCCATTCAGCAAAATCGCCTCAACTTGTTGGGACTGTTGCGCAATCAGGCCCGTGTGCTGGCTGATTTTGGAGCGATCGTCAAAGGTGAGTAG
- the sir gene encoding sulfite reductase, ferredoxin dependent: MSPTAAPQKLSKVEDLKARSQYLLEPILSQLQEESTHFNEDGIQILKFHGSYQQDNRDNRVKGQEKDFQFMLRLRSPGGYIPPQLYLTLDQLADDYGNGTLRATTRQAFQLHGILKRDLKTVIRRIVENLGSTISACGDVNRNVMAPPAPFRDRPEYEWARTYANNIADLLTPESGAYYELWLDGEKVLSGEPDPAVLAARRNPKGRVADSVEPLYSDRYLPRKFKIAVTVPGDNSIDLFTQDIGLVVIGNDRGELEGFNVYVGGGMGRTHNKEETFARLADPLGFVPAADIYAAVQAIVATQRDYGDRSNRRHARMKYLIHDWGIAKFKEAVESVFGKAIAPVRELPPFRYRDYLGWHEQGDGKWFLGLPITSGRIKDDGNWQLRSALREIVSRWQLPLLLTGSQDVLIYDVQPGDRAAIDKLLRDRGVHTVEAIDSLQRYAMACPALPTCGLAITESERALPGLLVRIRRLLEEQGLPDEHFVVRMTGCPNGCARPYMAELAFVGSAPNTYQLWLGGSPDQTRLARPFIDRLADGDVETQLRPLFVFFKQSRQAGESFGDFCDRVGFDALRQFSESYQHEAAKPRYRVGLRADVHGRLKAEADKRGVSLTDLACEAIAAYLR; encoded by the coding sequence ATGTCGCCGACTGCTGCACCCCAAAAGCTTTCTAAAGTTGAAGACCTCAAGGCACGCAGTCAGTACCTGCTGGAGCCGATTCTAAGCCAGCTCCAGGAAGAGTCGACTCACTTTAATGAAGACGGGATCCAGATCCTTAAATTCCACGGTTCCTATCAGCAAGACAACCGCGACAACCGCGTCAAGGGGCAGGAAAAAGACTTTCAGTTCATGCTGCGCCTGCGCAGTCCCGGCGGCTACATTCCGCCACAGCTCTATCTCACCCTTGATCAACTGGCCGATGACTATGGCAACGGCACCCTGCGAGCAACGACGCGCCAAGCCTTTCAGTTGCACGGTATTCTCAAGCGCGACCTGAAAACGGTGATCCGTCGGATTGTCGAAAACCTGGGCTCGACGATCTCCGCTTGCGGCGATGTCAATCGCAACGTCATGGCACCGCCAGCACCCTTCCGCGATCGCCCGGAATATGAGTGGGCGCGCACCTACGCTAACAACATTGCTGACTTGCTGACGCCGGAGTCTGGCGCCTATTACGAACTCTGGCTGGATGGTGAAAAAGTCCTGAGTGGTGAACCGGATCCAGCGGTACTAGCAGCCCGCCGCAATCCTAAAGGCCGTGTAGCCGATTCTGTCGAACCGCTCTACAGCGATCGCTATCTGCCGCGCAAATTCAAGATTGCGGTCACGGTTCCCGGCGACAACTCAATTGACCTGTTCACCCAGGACATTGGCTTAGTCGTGATTGGCAATGATCGCGGCGAACTAGAGGGTTTCAACGTCTACGTCGGTGGCGGCATGGGTCGCACCCACAACAAAGAGGAAACCTTTGCGCGGCTAGCGGATCCCCTCGGCTTTGTGCCTGCAGCTGATATCTATGCTGCTGTGCAGGCGATCGTGGCGACCCAGCGGGACTACGGCGATCGCAGCAACCGTCGCCATGCCCGCATGAAGTACCTGATCCACGATTGGGGCATCGCCAAATTTAAAGAAGCTGTCGAATCCGTTTTCGGTAAAGCGATCGCCCCTGTGCGCGAACTGCCGCCCTTCCGCTATCGCGACTATCTCGGCTGGCATGAGCAGGGCGATGGCAAGTGGTTCTTGGGTCTACCGATCACCAGTGGCCGGATTAAAGATGACGGTAATTGGCAACTGCGATCGGCTTTGCGGGAGATCGTCAGCCGTTGGCAACTACCGCTGTTGCTGACCGGCAGCCAAGACGTCTTGATCTACGATGTTCAGCCTGGCGATCGCGCTGCGATTGATAAACTCCTCCGCGATCGCGGAGTTCATACGGTTGAGGCGATCGACTCCCTGCAGCGCTACGCGATGGCCTGCCCTGCCTTGCCAACCTGCGGTCTGGCGATTACGGAATCGGAGCGAGCCTTGCCGGGACTATTGGTGCGGATCCGTCGCCTCCTGGAAGAGCAAGGGTTGCCCGATGAGCATTTCGTGGTGCGGATGACTGGTTGTCCCAATGGTTGTGCTCGTCCCTACATGGCGGAACTGGCCTTTGTGGGTAGTGCACCGAATACCTACCAGCTCTGGCTAGGGGGGTCGCCAGATCAAACCCGCTTGGCTCGACCCTTCATCGATCGCTTAGCGGATGGCGATGTAGAAACCCAACTACGACCGCTGTTTGTCTTCTTCAAACAGAGTCGGCAAGCGGGCGAAAGTTTTGGTGATTTCTGCGATCGCGTCGGCTTCGACGCCCTGCGTCAGTTTAGTGAAAGCTACCAGCACGAAGCAGCCAAACCCCGCTATCGGGTAGGTCTACGGGCGGATGTGCACGGTCGTCTGAAAGCCGAAGCCGACAAACGTGGCGTCTCGCTGACTGACCTGGCCTGTGAGGCGATCGCCGCCTACCTGCGCTAA
- a CDS encoding pentapeptide repeat-containing protein — protein sequence MTLLPEDAPRSRSSVDWTLMQLSESMPLWPLLVGSGLILLSLLTGWRWLLAIASLGTLAIAALQLLPPLWQRWRYRFEQTETRETLALLGLLLAVVGFSIVFDLWRPFITIYSSGDWDAIGAIGEGVIGAFGQILLALVALVIAWRQYAIDKRLTTQQNQITQAQTIDSFIQGISDLISDEEGLLEDWPLERMLAEGRTAAVLSSIDGQGKAKILRFLSHARLLTPLKRDHRLGRAILDGSGGYAEDRLEGIPVIQLLSMLAGMDLQATDLRSVDFNRADLQESDLQDADLSQANLAGCNLSGSRLREATVAQTRWFYGHWETATPAQANLTPDYETGIGTGAIVEDVDFSQIQSLSPEARYYCCSWCGSRSRSTIPGGCKGIANRLDR from the coding sequence ATGACGCTACTTCCTGAAGATGCGCCGCGATCGCGGTCATCAGTGGACTGGACTCTCATGCAGCTGTCGGAGTCGATGCCCCTCTGGCCGCTGCTGGTGGGATCAGGGCTAATTTTGCTCAGCTTGCTAACGGGTTGGCGTTGGCTATTGGCGATCGCTTCGCTAGGAACCCTGGCGATCGCGGCCCTGCAACTCTTGCCGCCCCTCTGGCAGCGCTGGCGCTACCGCTTTGAGCAAACCGAAACCCGTGAAACCTTGGCACTGTTGGGGCTATTGCTGGCTGTCGTGGGCTTCAGCATCGTCTTCGATCTCTGGCGACCCTTCATCACGATCTACAGCAGTGGCGATTGGGATGCGATTGGCGCGATCGGGGAAGGCGTGATCGGAGCCTTTGGCCAAATTCTGTTGGCGCTAGTCGCCCTGGTCATTGCCTGGCGACAATATGCGATCGATAAGCGGTTAACCACTCAGCAAAACCAAATTACCCAAGCGCAGACCATCGATAGCTTCATTCAGGGCATCTCAGATCTGATTAGCGATGAAGAAGGACTGCTCGAAGACTGGCCGCTGGAACGAATGCTGGCAGAAGGTCGGACAGCTGCTGTCCTCAGCAGTATCGACGGTCAAGGCAAAGCCAAAATTCTGCGCTTTCTCTCCCATGCTCGCCTGTTGACGCCGCTGAAACGGGATCATCGCCTCGGGCGCGCCATCCTCGATGGCAGTGGTGGCTACGCTGAAGATCGACTGGAAGGGATTCCCGTGATTCAACTGCTGAGCATGTTGGCCGGGATGGATTTGCAGGCGACTGACCTCCGTAGCGTCGATTTCAACCGCGCCGATCTGCAGGAGAGTGATCTGCAAGATGCCGATCTCAGCCAAGCCAACTTAGCGGGCTGCAATCTCAGTGGTAGCCGCCTACGCGAAGCAACCGTGGCGCAAACCCGCTGGTTCTATGGACATTGGGAGACCGCAACCCCTGCTCAAGCCAATCTGACGCCGGACTATGAGACGGGGATTGGAACCGGCGCGATCGTTGAGGATGTGGACTTCTCGCAGATCCAATCCCTGTCGCCCGAAGCTCGCTACTACTGCTGCTCCTGGTGCGGATCGCGATCGCGATCGACGATTCCCGGCGGCTGCAAGGGTATCGCCAACCGTCTCGATCGCTGA
- a CDS encoding argininosuccinate synthase yields the protein MGRAKRVVLAYSGGVDTSVCIPYLKQEWGVEEVITLAADLGQGDELGPIRQKALDSGAVESLVIDATAEFVRDYAFPAIQANSLYEGRYPLSTALARPLIAKLLVEAAAKYGADAVAHGCTGKGNDQVRFDVSIAALNPDLKVLAPAREWGMSREETIAYGERFGIPAPVKKSSPYSIDRNLLGRSIEAGPLEDPLHEPLEEVYALTKAIANTPDEPAYIELGFDQGLPVTLNGQALAPVALIQQLNAIAGEHGIGRIDMIENRLVGIKSREIYETPALLVLIQAHQDLESLVLTADVSQYKRGIENSWSNLVYNGLWYSPLKAALDAFIQQTQQRVTGTVRLRLFKGNATVVGRSSEQSLYSPDMATYGAEDRFDHKAAEGFIYVWGMPTRIWSQTHRA from the coding sequence ATGGGTCGCGCCAAGCGGGTGGTTCTGGCCTATTCAGGAGGCGTCGATACCTCGGTCTGTATTCCCTACCTCAAGCAAGAGTGGGGCGTTGAAGAGGTGATTACGCTGGCCGCTGACCTTGGCCAAGGCGATGAACTCGGGCCGATCCGCCAAAAAGCACTCGACTCGGGCGCAGTGGAATCGCTGGTCATTGATGCGACTGCTGAGTTTGTCCGTGACTATGCTTTTCCAGCCATTCAAGCCAACTCCCTCTACGAAGGCCGCTATCCGCTCTCGACGGCTTTGGCGCGACCGCTGATCGCCAAGCTCTTGGTTGAAGCAGCAGCCAAATATGGCGCTGACGCCGTTGCCCACGGTTGCACAGGCAAAGGCAATGACCAAGTTCGCTTTGATGTCTCGATCGCTGCACTCAATCCAGATCTGAAAGTGTTGGCACCAGCACGGGAATGGGGCATGAGCCGCGAGGAAACGATCGCCTACGGTGAGCGCTTTGGTATTCCGGCTCCTGTCAAAAAATCTTCGCCCTACAGCATCGATCGCAACCTCTTAGGTCGCAGCATCGAAGCGGGTCCGCTGGAAGATCCGCTGCATGAGCCGCTAGAAGAGGTCTACGCCCTCACGAAAGCGATCGCCAACACCCCCGATGAACCGGCCTACATCGAGCTGGGCTTCGATCAGGGGCTGCCGGTGACGCTCAATGGTCAGGCATTGGCACCAGTTGCGCTGATCCAACAACTGAATGCGATCGCCGGCGAACATGGCATCGGCCGCATCGACATGATCGAAAACCGCTTGGTTGGGATCAAGTCCCGAGAAATCTATGAAACTCCGGCTCTGCTGGTGCTGATTCAGGCCCACCAGGATCTGGAAAGTCTTGTCCTGACTGCAGACGTCAGCCAGTACAAACGTGGCATTGAAAATAGCTGGTCTAACTTGGTCTACAACGGCCTCTGGTACAGCCCGCTCAAAGCAGCGTTGGATGCCTTCATTCAGCAAACTCAACAGCGGGTGACGGGTACTGTCCGTCTGCGACTATTCAAAGGCAACGCCACTGTCGTCGGCCGCAGCTCTGAGCAGTCGCTCTACAGCCCTGACATGGCTACCTACGGCGCTGAGGATCGATTCGATCACAAAGCTGCCGAAGGCTTTATCTACGTCTGGGGTATGCCAACTCGTATTTGGTCGCAAACTCACCGCGCCTAA
- the rpsF gene encoding 30S ribosomal protein S6, which translates to MKDFYYETTYILRADLTEEQVEQAIAKYQTPLTEAGAEVQDTQHRGKRRLAYLINKQREGIYVQINYTGDGSQIAPLERALRLSEEVLRFLTVKQEVRPPAPVAVEA; encoded by the coding sequence ATGAAGGACTTCTACTACGAGACGACGTACATCCTCCGTGCAGACTTGACGGAGGAACAAGTTGAGCAAGCGATCGCTAAGTACCAAACGCCGCTCACCGAAGCAGGTGCAGAGGTGCAAGATACACAGCATCGCGGCAAGCGTCGTCTCGCCTACTTGATTAATAAACAGCGCGAAGGCATCTACGTCCAAATCAACTACACCGGCGACGGCTCGCAGATTGCCCCGTTGGAGCGTGCACTGCGGTTAAGTGAAGAGGTTCTGCGGTTCTTGACGGTCAAGCAAGAAGTCCGTCCGCCCGCACCGGTCGCTGTCGAAGCCTAG
- a CDS encoding cobalt-precorrin-6A reductase produces the protein MPRLLILGGTTEATRLAAALQNWSQLEVQTSLAGRTQQPVLPAGSVRVGGFGGVAGLVDYLKTEGIDLLIDATHPFAAQISQNAAEAAHIAGLPILSLQRPAWTPQAGDRWISVPDLATAAKQLADLGDRIFLTIGRQELAAFAHLRDRWFLMRMIDPPAEDAPLPLGEILLERGPFSVEHERSLLIRFQIDAIVSKNSGGTAIAAKLKAARELGLPIVMIERPPQPQVEQVTTLAAALQWLKLHC, from the coding sequence ATGCCCCGTCTTCTGATTCTTGGCGGCACGACTGAGGCGACTCGGTTAGCTGCTGCTCTCCAAAACTGGTCGCAGCTTGAAGTGCAAACTTCTTTAGCAGGACGAACCCAGCAGCCCGTGTTACCAGCTGGATCCGTGCGGGTTGGCGGCTTTGGTGGCGTGGCAGGGCTAGTGGACTATCTCAAGACGGAAGGCATTGATCTGCTGATTGATGCCACTCATCCTTTTGCCGCTCAAATTTCTCAGAATGCGGCTGAGGCGGCGCACATTGCAGGCCTGCCGATCTTGAGTTTGCAACGACCGGCTTGGACTCCTCAGGCTGGCGATCGCTGGATCTCCGTTCCCGATTTAGCGACGGCGGCTAAGCAATTAGCAGACTTGGGCGATCGCATTTTTCTGACCATTGGTCGACAAGAACTCGCTGCTTTTGCCCACCTACGCGATCGCTGGTTCTTGATGCGCATGATCGATCCACCCGCTGAGGATGCTCCGTTACCACTTGGTGAAATTCTGTTAGAAAGAGGGCCATTCTCCGTCGAACATGAGCGATCACTGCTGATCCGATTTCAGATTGATGCGATCGTTAGTAAGAATAGTGGCGGTACTGCGATCGCAGCGAAACTTAAAGCGGCACGCGAGTTGGGCCTACCGATTGTGATGATCGAACGCCCGCCACAGCCTCAGGTCGAACAAGTCACGACTCTAGCTGCAGCTCTGCAATGGCTAAAGCTACATTGTTGA
- a CDS encoding DedA family protein, with the protein MPLELFSLETVQDLAHRFGYVTVFLGILLENAGIPLPGETITVVGGFLAGSGELNLSGVLACAIGGAILGDSFGYWLGRWGGWPLLHRMGQWFRFSEVQLISVRDRFSRNAPQAVFLGRFIAILRIFAGPLAGIAGMPYRRFLFYNAMGAVLWGSTTVCLAYFLGQVVPLEQIMGWLAQLGLFALGAVALVVVGQVWLHRRQDPSL; encoded by the coding sequence ATGCCTTTGGAATTGTTCTCCTTAGAAACGGTCCAAGACCTAGCCCACCGCTTCGGTTATGTGACTGTTTTTCTGGGGATCTTGCTTGAGAATGCAGGCATTCCGCTTCCAGGTGAAACGATCACCGTCGTTGGGGGCTTTTTGGCGGGCAGTGGGGAACTGAACCTCTCTGGGGTTTTAGCCTGCGCGATCGGGGGCGCCATCCTCGGAGATAGCTTTGGCTACTGGCTAGGCCGCTGGGGTGGCTGGCCGCTTCTGCATCGCATGGGACAGTGGTTTCGATTTAGCGAAGTGCAGCTGATCTCAGTCCGCGATCGCTTCAGTCGCAATGCCCCCCAAGCCGTTTTTCTCGGTCGCTTCATTGCCATCCTGCGCATCTTTGCAGGTCCCCTCGCAGGCATTGCGGGCATGCCCTACCGGCGGTTTCTCTTCTACAACGCTATGGGTGCGGTGCTCTGGGGTAGCACGACTGTTTGTCTGGCCTACTTTTTGGGCCAAGTGGTGCCGCTGGAGCAAATCATGGGCTGGCTGGCCCAGCTAGGACTGTTTGCTCTCGGAGCGGTTGCCCTCGTGGTGGTGGGACAGGTGTGGTTGCACCGTCGCCAAGACCCATCGCTTTAG
- a CDS encoding YtxH domain-containing protein, which produces MTSSRDKFWSGVLLGATAGAIAALLTAPRRGKETRVVLQQSLEHLPEVTAEVTEKVQEQAERLGVVVGDRWGTVRGRLKQAWRSGVAAAKQECQTTTIAAESVSEHESSSPDQSAS; this is translated from the coding sequence ATGACCTCTTCGCGCGACAAGTTTTGGAGTGGTGTGTTGCTGGGGGCAACCGCTGGGGCGATCGCAGCGCTCTTGACGGCTCCTCGGCGCGGCAAAGAGACTCGCGTTGTTCTTCAGCAATCCTTGGAGCATCTGCCCGAGGTCACTGCTGAAGTTACGGAAAAGGTGCAGGAACAAGCGGAACGGCTAGGAGTCGTAGTGGGCGATCGCTGGGGCACGGTGCGTGGGCGTCTGAAACAGGCTTGGCGATCGGGTGTGGCGGCAGCCAAACAGGAATGCCAAACGACGACGATCGCGGCGGAATCCGTCAGTGAGCATGAGTCCTCTAGCCCCGATCAGTCGGCCTCATGA
- a CDS encoding bifunctional 4-hydroxy-2-oxoglutarate aldolase/2-dehydro-3-deoxy-phosphogluconate aldolase, with protein sequence MTPDWVADLQQARIVAVLRSPDLTQGFAMAETAIARGLRWLEVTWTSDRPAELLSQLRDKYPDCCWGAGSLLSLTDLEEAIAAGAQFGVSPILSLPLLERAQARDLPFLPGALTPTEIMTAHAAGAAVVKLFPASSAGGPAYVRSLQQPLNHPKLFACGGIHPDAVQSYLDAGAIAVGLGSQLFAKT encoded by the coding sequence ATGACGCCGGATTGGGTTGCGGATCTCCAACAAGCGCGGATCGTTGCTGTCTTACGATCGCCTGATTTAACTCAGGGTTTCGCGATGGCGGAAACGGCGATCGCCCGAGGATTACGTTGGTTAGAAGTGACTTGGACCAGCGATCGCCCAGCAGAATTACTGTCTCAGTTGCGGGACAAATATCCTGATTGTTGCTGGGGCGCAGGGAGTCTGCTGAGCCTGACGGATTTGGAAGAAGCGATCGCTGCCGGAGCGCAGTTTGGCGTCAGCCCGATCCTGTCCCTGCCGCTACTGGAACGGGCTCAAGCCCGGGATCTTCCCTTTCTGCCTGGTGCGTTAACACCGACAGAAATTATGACGGCTCATGCGGCAGGTGCGGCTGTCGTAAAACTTTTTCCAGCTAGTAGTGCTGGTGGTCCTGCCTACGTACGATCGCTGCAACAACCGCTCAATCATCCCAAGCTGTTTGCCTGCGGCGGCATTCATCCTGATGCCGTTCAGAGTTATCTCGATGCGGGTGCGATCGCAGTCGGCCTCGGATCTCAACTCTTTGCGAAGACCTAA
- a CDS encoding Fe2+-dependent dioxygenase: protein MIITIDALLDAAQLNKIQSSLQTAEFIDGRATAGWHAQLVKQNQQLSRTSTLAKSLQEIVQTALQNNALFEAAAYPQRVHSLLFSRYEPGMEYGRHVDNALMGSGDRRDRADLSFTLFLSDPDRYIGGALVIEGACDEQAYRLPAGSLLLYPSSTLHRVDPVEQGYRFACVGWVQSWIRDPAKRELLFDLDTARRSLFTREGKSIEFDLLSKTYANLLRRWSE from the coding sequence GTGATTATCACGATCGATGCCTTGCTCGACGCCGCTCAGCTCAACAAGATCCAAAGCAGCTTACAAACAGCTGAGTTTATCGATGGCCGCGCGACAGCCGGCTGGCATGCACAGCTAGTCAAGCAAAATCAGCAGCTCTCCCGCACCAGTACTTTAGCGAAGAGTTTGCAAGAGATAGTGCAAACGGCACTACAGAATAATGCCCTCTTTGAGGCAGCAGCCTATCCCCAGCGTGTTCACAGCCTGTTGTTTAGTCGCTATGAACCTGGCATGGAGTATGGTCGCCATGTGGATAATGCTCTGATGGGAAGTGGCGATCGCCGTGATCGGGCTGACTTATCCTTCACTTTGTTTTTGAGCGATCCCGACCGCTACATCGGTGGAGCTCTAGTGATTGAAGGGGCCTGCGATGAACAGGCCTATCGGTTGCCCGCCGGATCGTTGCTGCTCTATCCCTCATCCACCCTGCACCGTGTTGATCCCGTTGAGCAAGGCTACCGCTTTGCCTGCGTGGGCTGGGTGCAAAGTTGGATCCGCGACCCTGCTAAGCGGGAACTGCTGTTTGACCTCGATACAGCTCGGCGATCGCTGTTTACCCGCGAGGGCAAGAGCATTGAGTTTGACCTGCTTTCAAAAACCTATGCCAACCTGCTGCGACGCTGGTCAGAGTAG